The genomic segment ATCCGTGAACTTGTGGCCAGCCTCGTTGAGCAGCTGCATCAGGTAGTTGGTGAGGTCGCCCCCCGCGTAGTCAGCACGGCTAGTCAGGCCGGGCAGCAAGTCGCCCTCCGAGATGGGCACCACGTGCGAGACGCCATGCCCACTCTCCACCACCAGCCCCGAGGTCTTGCCGTAGGAGTAGATGGACAGCAGCGACTGGGACGTCACGTGCATGGCAGGGATGCCAAAGGTCTCGAACATGAGCTCGGCGTACTTCTCCCGGTTGCTGCTGGGGCTGAGCGGAGGGTCGGAGACCAGCACGGCGTGCTCCTCGGGGAGGATCTTCATGGCCGTGTGGAAGATGTACTCCCAGATGTTCTGGACGCAGTCCCAGTCCACCACGATGCCGTGCTTCAGTGGGTTAACCAGCTTGAGGGGCGTCTCCATGCTGAGCAGCTCATGGCCCACATAGGTCTGCTTGCTGGTGTCGCCGGAGTCGGCTGCCTCGGGGCAGCGCTTGCCCACAGTGGAGGAGATGAAGTAGGTGGGCCTGGGCTCTCCCGCGTAGCCGCACTTGCAGTACTGGGAGCCCAGGTCGATAATGAGGGCCTTGACCTTGCGCACCTTCCTGGGCTTCATCTTCTGCTGAGTGGCTGAACCTGTGTCCCGGATGCCAGCATCAGGGACTGGCAGTGTTCCTGCCTCTCCAGGGTCACCCTGAGCCGTGCCCAGGGGCATGAGGCTGGGACTGTTCCTTGTCGCCATCTGCCTTCCTAGCTCACCTTCTCACATCCACATCCTAGAGCTCCGCAGGGAGAAATGAGAGCCCACCTCCAGCAATGCCTTGGCAACCACCCAGGATTGTGATGTCACTGGGGGCTGGTCCATTCAGGC from the Eulemur rufifrons isolate Redbay chromosome 7, OSU_ERuf_1, whole genome shotgun sequence genome contains:
- the ACTL7B gene encoding actin-like protein 7B, which codes for MATRNSPSLMPLGTAQGDPGEAGTLPVPDAGIRDTGSATQQKMKPRKVRKVKALIIDLGSQYCKCGYAGEPRPTYFISSTVGKRCPEAADSGDTSKQTYVGHELLSMETPLKLVNPLKHGIVVDWDCVQNIWEYIFHTAMKILPEEHAVLVSDPPLSPSSNREKYAELMFETFGIPAMHVTSQSLLSIYSYGKTSGLVVESGHGVSHVVPISEGDLLPGLTSRADYAGGDLTNYLMQLLNEAGHKFTDDHLHIIEHIKKKCGYAALVPEEELRLSLEELRVDYELPDGKHITIGQERFRCSEMLFKPSLVGISQPGLPALTAACLGRCEEAGFKEEMAANVLLCGGCTMLDGFPERFQRELSLLCPGDSPVVAAAPERKTSVWTGGSILASLQAFQQLWVSKEEFEERGSAAIYSKC